The DNA sequence TTGCTTTCTTCAGGATGGAACAGGGCCACTTGCCATAAAAAGATTAAAGGAGCTTGAAATAGAGAAAATATCCCCTCCAAAGAGGTCCATTATCTTTATTGACCATTCATCTCCCTCTCCCAATTTATCCCTTTCAAATGACCATAAATTACTAAGGGATTTTGCCGGTGAAAATAATATTATTTTATCTGATATCGGAGAAGGTGTGTGCCATCAAAGGATGGCAGAGGATTTTGTAAAACCAGCTGATATAGTTATCGGCTCTGATTCCCATAGCTGCACCCTGGGAGCATTGGGTGCTTTTGCAACCGGGATGGGTTCTTCTGACCTTGCGGTTATTCTTGGGCTAGGAAAGACATATCTTAAGGTTTGTGAGGCAATATTGGTTGAGATTACAGGAAAATTTTCAAAGGGTGTATATGCAAAGGATTTAATTCTTTACCTTATAGGAAAAATAGGGGCAGATGGTGCCTCATACAAAGCCCTTGAGTTTAAAGGATGTGAATTGGATATGGAAGAAAGGCTTACCATATCAAATATGGCAATTGAATGTGGGGCAAAGGCTGGATTATTCCCATCTGATGAGAAGACAAGGGAATTTTTGAAAAAAAGAAAAAGGGAGAATGATTATTTGCCATTAGAAAGTGATGAAGATGCAGAATATGTAGAAAAAATAAACATAGATGCTTCTTCCCTTGTTCCCTATATTAGCCTTCCCCATAGCGTTGATAATGTGTTTGAAGTGAGTGAAAAGGAGGGTTTAAAAATAGACCAGGTCTTTATTGGAACCTGCACAAATGGAAGGGTTTCTGATTTAGGGATTGCCGCAGAGATTCTTAAGGGGAAAAAAGCAAAGACAAGGCTTTTAATTTGCCCTGCATCAAAAAATGTCTACCTTTCTGCATTGAAAGAGGGAATAATTGAAATTCTTATTGAAGCAGGGGCGGTTATCCTTCCTCCTGGATGTGGTCCTTGCGTAGGAATCCATCAGGGTGTATTGGCTGATGGCGAGATATGTCTATCAACCGCAAATAGGAATTTTAAGGGAAGGATGGGAAATCCGAATTCAGAGATATACCTTTGTTCTCCCGCCACCGCATCAGCCTCTGCTTTATATGGAAAAATAACAGACCCAAGGGAGATATTATGAATTTTAAATTGCAAATTTTAAATTGTAAAATGAAAATATCTGGTTATGCCCATAAATTTGGTGATGATGTTTCCACAGACATAATCATCCCGGGGAGATTTTTTCATCTTCGTTCTAATCTAGTTGAGCTTGCCAAACACCTTATGGAGGATGCAATGCCTGGATTTATAGATAAAATAAAAAGGGGAGATTTCATTGTAGGAGGAAAGAATTTTGGCTGTGGCTCATCAAGGGAGCATGCACCAACCATTATGAAAATAGCCGGGATAAAGGCCGTTCTGGCAAAGAGCTTTGCCAGGATATTCTTTAGAAATGCAATAAATTTAGGGCTTCTTGTCATTGAATGCGATACAGATGGTATAGAAGATGGAGATTATCTTACAATTGATGGAGATGGCTTTATTGAAAACAAAAGAACAGGTAAAAGAATAGAATTTGTCCCCCTTTCTCCATTTATGAAAAAAATCCTTGAAGATGGTGGTCTTATTGAATATGTAAAGAAGCATAAGGGGATTTATAGTATCTTCCATTACTTAGTGCAAAAATAGATAGGGTTGTGTTTATCTGTTAAAAATTCATCCACCTTTTAAGAAATTTTGAATTCTAAATTTTGAATTGAAAAAGGTTAAGTTTTATAAAATTTTTTCCCTTTTAATTCAAAATTCAACATTCAAAATTCATAATTTTATAAAGTTTTCCTTAAGATTATCTAAACACATACATTTTGTAAAGCGTTATGGAATTAACTATAAGATATGAAGGTATCTTATAATTGGCTTTCTTGCTTCACAGAGCTTCCGGGTTTAGAGGAATTGGCAGATATTCTTATAAACCTTGGTTTTGAGGTAGCAAGTGTAGAAGGGGTTAAGG is a window from the bacterium genome containing:
- a CDS encoding 3-isopropylmalate dehydratase large subunit, with the translated sequence MTLNQKIISKKAGRPVKEGEIVIVDVDACFLQDGTGPLAIKRLKELEIEKISPPKRSIIFIDHSSPSPNLSLSNDHKLLRDFAGENNIILSDIGEGVCHQRMAEDFVKPADIVIGSDSHSCTLGALGAFATGMGSSDLAVILGLGKTYLKVCEAILVEITGKFSKGVYAKDLILYLIGKIGADGASYKALEFKGCELDMEERLTISNMAIECGAKAGLFPSDEKTREFLKKRKRENDYLPLESDEDAEYVEKINIDASSLVPYISLPHSVDNVFEVSEKEGLKIDQVFIGTCTNGRVSDLGIAAEILKGKKAKTRLLICPASKNVYLSALKEGIIEILIEAGAVILPPGCGPCVGIHQGVLADGEICLSTANRNFKGRMGNPNSEIYLCSPATASASALYGKITDPREIL
- a CDS encoding 3-isopropylmalate dehydratase small subunit yields the protein MKISGYAHKFGDDVSTDIIIPGRFFHLRSNLVELAKHLMEDAMPGFIDKIKRGDFIVGGKNFGCGSSREHAPTIMKIAGIKAVLAKSFARIFFRNAINLGLLVIECDTDGIEDGDYLTIDGDGFIENKRTGKRIEFVPLSPFMKKILEDGGLIEYVKKHKGIYSIFHYLVQK